A part of Apodemus sylvaticus chromosome 19, mApoSyl1.1, whole genome shotgun sequence genomic DNA contains:
- the LOC127669201 gene encoding sperm motility kinase 2A-like, with the protein MKSGSEEESKNLRSDSSFSEAESFHSQYRVLNTIGHGGCATVKLAKHRLTGTPVAVKMIDKQKHRHHPVTSEVDIMTRLNHPNIISLQQVIQTEKTIYLVMELSKGESLYDYIHHAGPLQEDEARTIFKQILSAISYCHDLGIIHRDLKPGNIMIDRKGAIKLIDFGLSTLVNPGQKLNFHCGTLPYAPPEMVLGRLYDGPKVDIWALGVALYYMTAGRVPFDAVKVPELRRQILSGQYPVPSGISIELDDLISILLSANPKHRPTVAEVMLHPWLTEDSEGFPDPCQELFHLKPDPAIIKAMGHLGFKAQEIKESLLERKYNEAMATYYFLRRQALQEFGISTRAQPMNPLMTPFPSLHDPDSFQVGRRRESESTLCLTSSTSEGSVSGQKALQGRQRRGSWPGIPPGRTLQTTPTRSQADSHSTSVPYVTGSSNLTRDDNPSASAKDKTVPSRRHRGFKWWRKKISNALRKLCCCIPSQQQPHLGERRVSPQN; encoded by the coding sequence ATGAAGTCTGGGAGTGAAGAGGAATCAAAAAATCTCAGATCTGATTCCAGCTTCTCTGAAGCAGAGAGTTTCCACTCTCAATACAGAGTTTTAAACACCATCGGCCATGGAGGCTGCGCCACAGTCAAGCTGGCCAAGCACCGCCTCACAGGCACTCCTGTGGCTGTTAAAATGATTGACAAGCAAAAGCACAGGCACCATCCTGTCACGTCGGAGGTTGACATTATGACCAGGCTCAATCATCCCAACATCATCTCCCTCCAACAAGTCATCCAGACTGAGAAGACTATATACCTCGTGATGGAGTTGTCCAAGGGGGAATCGCTGTACGATTACATCCATCATGCTGGCCCCCTGCAGGAGGATGAAGCACGAAcaatatttaaacaaatattgAGTGCTATAAGCTACTGTCATGACCTGGGTATCATCCATCGCGACCTGAAACCTGGGAATATAATGATAGATAGGAAAGGTGCAATCAAACTTATCGACTTTGGGCTCAGCACCCTAGTCAATCCGGGGCAAAAGCTGAACTTTCACTGTGGGACTTTGCCATATGCTCCTCCTGAGATGGTCCTTGGGAGACTCTATGATGGCCCCAAGGTGGATATATGGGCTCTTGGAGTGGCTCTGTATTATATGACTGCTGGCAGAGTGCCATTTGATGCCGTGAAGGTCCCAGAGCTGCGGAGACAGATATTGTCAGGGCAGTATCCTGTCCCATCTGGCATATCAATAGAACTCGATGACCTGATTAGTATTTTACTGTCGGCCAATCCAAAGCATAGGCCGACGGTTGCAGAAGTGATGTTGCATCCCTGGCTGACAGAGGATTCGGAGGGATTCCCAGATCCTTGTCAGGAACTGTTCCACCTCAAGCCTGATCCAGCAATTATAAAAGCCATGGGACACCTAGGGTTCAAAGCCCAAGAAATAAAAGAGtctttattggagagaaagtacAACGAAGCTATGGCCACTTATTACTTCCTGCGAAGACAGGCCCTGCAGGAGTTTGGCATCTCAACCCGTGCCCAGCCCATGAATCCATTGATGACGCCCTTCCCATCCCTTCATGATCCTGATTCTTTCCAAGTGGGACGAAGGAGAGAAAGCGAATCCACATTATGCTTGACCTCCTCCACGAGTGAAGGCTCTGTCTCTGGCCAGAAGGCTCTTcagggaagacagaggagaggcAGTTGGCCTGGCATTCCTCCAGGTAGGACTCTGCAGACAACACCCACAAGGAGCCAAGCTGACAGCCATTCTACCAGTGTCCCTTACGTGACCGGCAGCTCCAATTTGACCAGAGATGACAACCCCAGTGCCTCAGCAAAGGACAAGACTGTCCCAAGCAGGAGACACAGAGGCTTTAAGTGGTGGAGAAAGAAGATAAGTAATGCACTAAGAAAGTTGTGCTGTTGCATTCCATCCCAACAGCAACCTCACCTGGGGGAGAGGAGGGTCTCCCCCCAGAACTGA